One part of the Rutidosis leptorrhynchoides isolate AG116_Rl617_1_P2 chromosome 1, CSIRO_AGI_Rlap_v1, whole genome shotgun sequence genome encodes these proteins:
- the LOC139886428 gene encoding pentatricopeptide repeat-containing protein At5g06540-like isoform X1, which yields MSNPKYLHLLKKCSTIDQLKQIHAQTVTVGLVRFKYITSKLLAFSTTFDINYAHKILNQITIPTIFDYNTIINGYSTTPKQKIGLVIYTQMCNNGIKPNNRTFPVLVQSSDCLHSLVQVHGQIVKIGYISDVYLTSALICMYSDYKVVELAKRVFEESCYKNVVCCTSLITGCFGNGRVDDARKVFDEMPERNDVSYSAMISGFVRNELFNEAIELFRGMKESGVKTNRSVLLSVVNACGAIGAFDVGRSIHCQLVEDDPFGFDLDIGTALIDFYSKCGEIEKAEDIFNRMSCKDVATWSAMILGLASNGKNEMAINLFNEMEQKGPVPNDITFVALLVSCNHKTLVKNAWRLLGKMWKVYNVRPVIEHYGCMVDLLARSGQLKGAEILIKLMPMAPDGAIWGSFLHGCLIHNEMGLAERTGKYLVELDPKHSGLYVMLSNMYANMRSWNDVSRLRNMMLERKVATTAGWSFIEIDGIVHKFVVNGHTGCHQVRDFYKVLQLLHNVLMNELV from the coding sequence ATGTCAAACCCCAAATATCTTCATTTGCTTAAAAAATGCTCAACCATTGATCAACTCAAACAAATTCACGCACAAACAGTTACTGTTGGTCTTGTTCGATTCAAATACATAACCAGCAAGCTCTTAGCTTTCTCAACTACATTCGATATCAATTATGCTCACAAAATCTTGAACCAAATAACCATACCAACCATATTCGATTACAACACAATAATAAACGGTTACTCAACAACCCCAAAACAAAAAATCGGTCTTGTTATCTATACACAAATGTGTAACAATGGAATCAAGCCGAATAATCGTACATTTCCTGTTTTGGTTCAATCAAGTGATTGTTTGCATTCGTTGGTTCAAGTACATGGACAGATTGTGAAAATTGGATATATTTCTGATGTTTATTTGACTAGCGCGTTAATTTGTATGTATTCGGATTATAAAGTTGTTGAATTGGCTAAACGGGTGTTTGAAGAAAGCTGTTATAAGAACGTGGTTTGTTGTACTAGTTTGATAACCGGGTGTTTCGGAAATGGGCGTGTTGATGATGCtcgtaaggtgtttgatgaaatgcctgagAGAAATGATGTGTCGTATAGTGCGATGATATCGGGGTTTGTGAGAAATGAACTTTTTAATGAAGCGATTGAGTTGTTTCGGGGAATGAAGGAGTCTGGAGTAAAGACGAATAGATCTGTTTTACTTAGTGTTGTTAATGCTTGTGGTGCGATAGGTGCTTTTGACGTAGGAAGAAGTATACATTGTCAACTTGTTGAAGACGACCCGTTTGGTTTTGACCTTGATATCGGTACTGCGCTGATCGATTTTTACTCAAAATGTGGGGAAATTGAGAAAGCTGAAGATATTTTTAACAGGATGAGTTGTAAAGATGTTGCTACATGGAGTGCAATGATTTTGGGATTAGCTTCAAATGGGAAAAATGAAATGGCGATTAATCTTTTTAATGAGATGGAGCAGAAAGGACCGGTTCCAAATGACATTACTTTTGTTGCACTTCTTGTTTCGTGTAATCACAAAACTCTTGTGAAAAACGCATGGCGTCTGCTTGGCAAAATGTGGAAAGTTTACAATGTGCGACCAGTGATTGAACACTATGGTTGTATGGTTGATTTGTTGGCTAGATCTGGGCAGTTAAAAGGAGCAGAAATACTTATAAAATTGATGCCAATGGCACCTGACGGAGCAATATGGGGGTCTTTTTTACATGGGTGTTTAATCCATAATGAAATGGGACTAGCGGAGAGAACTGGAAAATATTTAGTAGAATTAGACCCTAAACACAGTGGACTTTATGTTATGCTTTCTAATATGTATGCAAATATGAGAAGCTGGAATGATGTCAGCAGATTAAGGAATATGATGTTGGAGAGGAAAGTTGCTACAACTGCTGGTTGGAGTTTCATTGAGATCGATGGGATTGTTCATAAATTTGTGGTTAATGGTCATACGGGTTGTCATCAAGTTAGAGACTTTTATAAAGTTCTTCAGTTACTTCATAATGTATTGATGAATGAAttagtataa